Proteins from one Chroococcidiopsis sp. CCMEE 29 genomic window:
- the ndk gene encoding nucleoside-diphosphate kinase: MERTFLAIKPDGVQRGLVGEIIRRFEAKGFTLVGLKFMQVSRDLAQQHYDVHRERPFFAGLVDFITSGPVVAMVWEGEGVVAAARKMIGATNPLTAEPGTLRGDFGVNIGRNIIHGSDAIETAQREIDLWFKQEELVDWQPSLAAWIRE; the protein is encoded by the coding sequence TTGGAACGCACATTCTTAGCAATCAAGCCGGATGGTGTACAGCGGGGACTGGTGGGCGAAATTATCCGTCGCTTTGAAGCTAAAGGCTTTACCCTTGTTGGTTTGAAGTTCATGCAAGTAAGCCGCGATCTGGCACAGCAGCATTACGATGTTCACCGGGAAAGGCCGTTTTTTGCTGGGCTAGTAGATTTCATTACTTCTGGTCCAGTTGTAGCAATGGTATGGGAAGGAGAAGGTGTTGTGGCAGCAGCCAGGAAAATGATTGGTGCTACTAACCCCCTAACAGCAGAACCAGGAACGCTAAGGGGCGATTTTGGGGTTAACATTGGACGCAACATCATCCACGGTTCAGATGCCATTGAAACTGCCCAGCGTGAAATTGACCTTTGGTTCAAGCAAGAAGAATTAGTCGACTGGCAACCCAGCCTTGCTGCTTGGATTCGGGAATAA
- a CDS encoding DUF475 domain-containing protein, with product MLDEILNSPLNGGLEATLVLIILIFLEAVLSADNAIALAALSQGLEDPKLQRQALNFGLVVAYVLRISLILTATWITNFWQFELLGAAYLLWLVFQYFTSNDDPEHEHHGPRFETLLQAIPLIALTDLAFSLDSVTTAIAVSQETWLVLTGATIGIITLRFMAGLFIRWLDEFVHLEDAGYLTVALVGLRLLLRVIDDQLVPPEWLMISAIALLFLWGFSQRTLTTSTIEKPETVEEPEKSEVSK from the coding sequence ATGCTAGACGAAATTCTAAATTCTCCGTTGAATGGAGGGCTTGAAGCCACCCTGGTTCTCATCATCCTGATCTTTTTAGAGGCAGTGCTATCTGCTGACAATGCGATCGCCCTGGCTGCCCTTTCTCAAGGACTAGAAGACCCTAAGCTCCAGCGTCAAGCACTCAACTTCGGCTTAGTTGTTGCTTATGTGTTACGAATCAGCCTAATTCTAACGGCTACTTGGATAACTAATTTTTGGCAGTTTGAGCTACTGGGAGCCGCTTACCTACTATGGCTTGTATTCCAATACTTTACTTCAAATGATGACCCGGAGCATGAGCATCATGGTCCACGGTTTGAAACACTTTTGCAAGCAATTCCCTTAATTGCGCTGACAGATCTGGCATTTTCCCTCGATAGCGTCACGACAGCGATCGCCGTTTCTCAAGAAACTTGGCTAGTGCTAACGGGTGCCACAATTGGCATAATTACGCTCCGGTTCATGGCTGGGTTATTTATCCGTTGGCTAGATGAATTTGTCCACTTGGAGGATGCCGGCTATCTTACAGTGGCACTCGTAGGCTTACGATTGCTGCTACGAGTAATAGACGACCAATTGGTGCCACCAGAGTGGTTAATGATCAGCGCGATCGCCCTCCTCTTCCTCTGGGGATTTTCTCAGCGAACTCTCACAACTTCAACCATTGAAAAACCTGAAACAGTTGAAGAACCTGAAAAAAGTGAAGTGTCGAAGTAG
- a CDS encoding Uma2 family endonuclease gives MTSPKFHLPPQSDPPLSPRLTLPTMYDLPSEDPEGPGLPDEFHIYQPQLLRETFQSPQWQPDLVFSATDLNLYYDLSHPNWYKRPDWFGIVGVSRLYEGRDLRLSYVIWQEQLSPFVVVELLSPGTEAEDLGETVRSSGNPPTKWQVYERILRVLYYIVFSRYTDQLQIFRLIGGHYEAAQVTEAGLAIPELELTLGLWRGNYQNIDRLWLRWLTIEGNLILTPSEQALAAQQQATEVEQQLAVAQQQAREAEQRAERLAARLRELGVEPDQLV, from the coding sequence GTGACTAGCCCGAAGTTTCATCTACCTCCCCAATCTGATCCTCCGCTTTCGCCACGGCTGACATTGCCGACAATGTACGATCTGCCCAGCGAAGATCCAGAGGGACCTGGTTTGCCTGATGAGTTTCACATCTATCAGCCCCAGCTACTGCGAGAAACCTTTCAGTCTCCCCAGTGGCAACCAGATTTAGTGTTCAGTGCAACTGACCTCAACCTGTACTACGATCTCAGTCATCCCAATTGGTATAAACGCCCCGATTGGTTTGGCATTGTAGGTGTTTCTCGGCTATATGAGGGACGCGATCTCCGTTTAAGTTATGTGATTTGGCAAGAGCAGCTTAGCCCCTTTGTTGTGGTGGAGTTACTTTCCCCAGGTACCGAAGCAGAGGATTTGGGTGAGACAGTGCGCTCGTCTGGGAATCCGCCTACCAAATGGCAAGTCTACGAACGGATTCTGCGAGTTCTTTATTATATTGTCTTTAGCCGCTACACCGATCAGCTCCAGATTTTTCGCCTGATTGGTGGTCATTACGAAGCGGCACAGGTGACTGAAGCAGGTTTGGCTATTCCTGAGCTAGAGCTAACTTTAGGCTTGTGGCGGGGTAATTATCAAAATATTGACCGTTTGTGGTTACGCTGGCTGACAATAGAAGGGAATTTGATTTTAACTCCCAGCGAACAAGCTTTAGCAGCCCAACAGCAAGCTACGGAAGTAGAGCAGCAATTAGCAGTAGCCCAGCAGCAAGCTAGGGAAGCTGAACAACGAGCAGAAAGACTGGCTGCACGACTGCGGGAATTGGGGGTTGAGCCAGATCAGTTGGTGTAG
- the acs gene encoding acetate--CoA ligase, with amino-acid sequence MSQVTIESILQEKRLFHPPAEFSHNAQIKSLEDYQHLYDKAKADPQQFWAELAEQELHWFQKWDKVLDWQPPFAKWFVGGKLNISYNCLDRHLTTWRKNKAALIWEGEPGDSRTLTYAQLHREVCQFANALKQLGVQKGDRVGIYMPMIPEAAIAMLACARIGATHSVVFGGFSAEALRDRLIDAQAKLVVTADGGWRKDAIVPLKEQVDKALSDGAVPTVNHVLVVQRTGQQVYMEPERDHWWHELQKGVSADCPAEPMDSEDMLFVLYTSGSTGKPKGVVHTTGGYNLYTHMTTKWIFDLQDTDVYWCTADVGWITGHSYIVYGPLSNGATTLMYEGAPRPSNPGCMWDIVEKYGVTVFYTAPTAIRAFIKMGEHLPKARNLTSLRLLGTVGEPINPEAWMWYHRVIGGERCPIVDTWWQTETGGIMITALPGAIPTKPGSATLPFPGILADVVDLEGNPVGDNAGGYLVVRHPWPGMMRTVYGDPDRFRRTYWEHIPPRDGQYVYFAGDGARQDQDGYFWIMGRVDDVINVSGHRLGTMEVESALVSHPAVAEAAVVSKPDEIKGEDIVAFVTLEGTHNPSEELSKELKQHVVQEIGAIARPSEIRFTDALPKTRSGKIMRRLLRSLAAGQEVSGDTSTLEDRGVLDKLRQGA; translated from the coding sequence ATGTCACAAGTTACCATCGAATCCATCCTTCAAGAAAAACGTTTATTTCATCCACCTGCTGAATTCTCCCACAATGCTCAGATTAAAAGCCTAGAAGACTACCAGCACCTCTATGACAAAGCCAAAGCCGATCCTCAGCAGTTTTGGGCAGAACTAGCAGAACAGGAATTACATTGGTTCCAGAAATGGGACAAGGTGCTAGATTGGCAACCGCCCTTTGCCAAGTGGTTTGTGGGAGGCAAACTCAATATTTCCTACAACTGCCTTGATCGCCATTTAACGACCTGGCGCAAGAATAAAGCTGCTTTGATTTGGGAAGGAGAACCTGGAGACTCGCGCACCCTCACGTATGCCCAACTGCACCGGGAAGTCTGCCAGTTTGCCAATGCCTTGAAACAGCTAGGTGTACAAAAGGGCGATCGCGTCGGTATTTATATGCCCATGATCCCGGAAGCAGCGATCGCGATGCTTGCCTGTGCCAGAATCGGTGCTACCCACAGCGTCGTCTTTGGTGGCTTCAGTGCCGAAGCGTTGCGCGATCGCTTAATCGATGCCCAAGCTAAGTTGGTCGTCACTGCGGATGGAGGTTGGCGCAAGGATGCAATCGTGCCTCTCAAGGAGCAGGTAGACAAAGCTCTATCTGATGGTGCTGTGCCGACAGTCAATCATGTTCTGGTAGTGCAGCGTACAGGTCAACAAGTTTATATGGAACCAGAACGCGATCACTGGTGGCACGAGCTGCAAAAAGGTGTATCAGCCGATTGTCCGGCCGAACCGATGGACAGCGAAGATATGCTATTTGTTCTGTACACTTCTGGCAGCACTGGCAAACCGAAAGGCGTTGTACATACAACTGGTGGTTATAACTTGTACACTCACATGACCACCAAATGGATTTTTGACCTCCAAGATACCGATGTTTACTGGTGTACTGCGGATGTCGGCTGGATTACTGGTCACAGCTACATTGTCTATGGTCCACTTTCCAACGGTGCAACGACGCTAATGTACGAAGGAGCACCCCGTCCTTCCAATCCTGGTTGTATGTGGGACATTGTTGAAAAATACGGGGTTACAGTTTTCTACACTGCACCGACAGCAATTCGGGCTTTTATCAAGATGGGCGAACACCTGCCCAAAGCCAGAAACCTCACTTCCCTAAGATTGCTAGGAACTGTGGGTGAACCAATTAACCCGGAAGCCTGGATGTGGTATCACCGCGTAATCGGGGGCGAACGCTGTCCAATTGTCGATACCTGGTGGCAGACAGAAACCGGGGGGATTATGATTACGGCGTTACCAGGTGCGATCCCCACGAAACCCGGTTCTGCAACTCTTCCTTTCCCTGGAATTTTGGCTGATGTTGTAGATCTAGAAGGTAACCCAGTGGGGGATAACGCAGGTGGCTATTTAGTGGTTCGGCATCCCTGGCCTGGGATGATGCGGACAGTTTACGGCGATCCAGATCGCTTCCGCCGCACCTACTGGGAACACATTCCTCCCAGAGATGGGCAGTATGTCTATTTTGCTGGGGATGGAGCCAGACAGGATCAAGATGGTTACTTCTGGATCATGGGCAGGGTGGATGATGTGATTAATGTCTCTGGTCACCGTCTCGGCACAATGGAAGTTGAATCAGCATTAGTTTCCCACCCAGCGGTTGCTGAGGCAGCGGTTGTCAGTAAGCCAGATGAAATCAAAGGAGAAGATATTGTTGCCTTTGTTACTCTGGAAGGCACTCATAACCCCAGCGAGGAACTGAGCAAAGAACTGAAGCAGCACGTAGTCCAGGAAATTGGCGCGATCGCTCGTCCCAGTGAAATCCGCTTTACTGATGCCTTACCTAAGACTCGCTCTGGTAAAATTATGCGGCGGTTACTGCGATCGCTGGCAGCAGGTCAAGAAGTTTCTGGAGATACCTCAACGCTAGAAGACCGTGGCGTGTTGGACAAACTGCGGCAAGGAGCCTGA
- a CDS encoding IS630 family transposase (programmed frameshift) — protein sequence MPKAYDYDLRRKVLEAIELNGMKRCEASECFGISRNTIHQWLQLKAETGDVKPKPIKNRGHSHKITDWEKFRAFVVANPDKTQTQLAELWQDDLSERTMSRALQRLGFTRKKTYGYRERDEHRRADFRKQLATLEAGQIVYADEAGMDSRDDYAYGYSPQGERLYALNSGSRSGRVNMMAGLCKGQLLAPFTIEGACNRTVFEIWLETCLLPILKPGQKLVIDNATFHKGGRIEELVKAAGCEVWYLPPYSPDLNKIEHCWSWLNSRIRKCLDEFDPLREAMEHILKIAS from the exons ATGCCCAAAGCCTACGACTATGACCTGCGCCGCAAAGTGCTCGAAGCCATCGAACTGAATGGGATGAAACGTTGCGAAGCCAGTGAATGCTTTGGTATTAGCCGCAATACCATCCATCAATGGCTTCAACTCAAAGCCGAAACCGGAGATGTTAAACCAAAACCGATAAAGAATCGGGGTCATAGCCATAAGATCACCGATTGGGAAAAATTCCGAGCCTTTGTGGTGGCTAACCCCGACAAGACTCAAACGCAACTAGCCGAGTTGTGGCAAGACGATCTCAGTGAGCGGACGATGAGCCGGGCACTCCAGCGGCTCGGGTTCACGCGA AAAAAGACTTATGGCTACCGAGAGCGAGATGAGCACAGGCGAGCAGACTTCCGGAAGCAGCTAGCGACACTAGAAGCGGGGCAGATTGTCTATGCCGATGAAGCAGGGATGGATAGCCGAGATGATTATGCCTATGGCTATAGCCCGCAAGGGGAGCGGCTATATGCCTTGAACTCAGGTTCTAGAAGTGGACGAGTCAACATGATGGCGGGGTTGTGTAAAGGGCAGTTGCTGGCTCCGTTCACAATCGAGGGAGCTTGCAATCGAACCGTGTTTGAGATCTGGTTAGAAACCTGCTTGCTCCCGATCTTGAAGCCAGGGCAGAAGCTGGTGATTGACAATGCTACTTTTCATAAGGGGGGGCGGATTGAGGAGTTGGTGAAGGCAGCTGGTTGCGAGGTTTGGTACTTGCCGCCGTATTCGCCAGACCTCAATAAGATTGAGCACTGTTGGTCATGGCTCAACAGCCGCATTCGCAAGTGCTTAGACGAATTTGATCCGTTGCGAGAGGCAATGGAGCATATCCTTAAGATAGCGTCCTAA
- a CDS encoding transposase — protein MSQPYYDTDLTDEEWEQIKPLLPPEKPQGKHREVDVQEVLNAIFYRADNGIKWRALPSDFPAWQTVYGYFRLGVRLGIWEQINGVLVRRVRTAEGRDADPSLAIIDTQSVKLGQKGGRNKALMGTKGSKDASAIL, from the coding sequence ATGAGCCAGCCATACTACGACACAGACCTCACCGATGAGGAATGGGAGCAGATTAAACCTCTGCTGCCCCCAGAAAAGCCCCAGGGCAAGCATCGAGAAGTGGATGTGCAGGAGGTACTTAATGCCATTTTCTACCGAGCGGACAATGGGATCAAATGGCGTGCCTTACCGAGCGATTTTCCGGCTTGGCAAACTGTGTATGGGTACTTCCGGTTAGGGGTGCGTCTAGGGATTTGGGAGCAAATCAACGGAGTACTCGTGCGCCGAGTACGAACTGCTGAGGGACGGGATGCAGACCCTAGCCTGGCAATTATAGACACTCAGTCCGTTAAACTCGGACAAAAAGGGGGGAGGAACAAGGCTTTGATGGGAACAAAAGGGTCAAAGGACGCAAGCGCCATATTGTGA
- a CDS encoding transposase — translation MTDVLGLVLGCYVPSANTADVKAAPAVLLWVLEMFKQIVKVLADQGYRGDLGALIEQFFAQQQRQVQLELSQRPSDAKGFQVEHKRWIVERTWTWLENARILTRDYERLPENHEGMVYVVMIRLMLRRLTKNCRTWQPKTA, via the coding sequence GTGACCGATGTTTTAGGGTTAGTGCTGGGTTGTTATGTCCCCTCTGCCAACACGGCGGATGTCAAAGCAGCCCCTGCGGTCTTGCTATGGGTATTAGAAATGTTCAAGCAAATTGTCAAAGTGTTGGCTGACCAAGGATATCGAGGGGATTTAGGAGCATTGATTGAGCAGTTTTTTGCTCAGCAACAGCGGCAAGTCCAGTTGGAGTTGAGCCAACGTCCTAGCGATGCAAAAGGCTTTCAAGTGGAACACAAGCGGTGGATTGTTGAACGCACATGGACATGGTTGGAAAATGCTCGTATTCTTACTCGTGACTATGAACGGTTACCGGAGAACCACGAGGGGATGGTTTATGTTGTCATGATCCGGCTCATGCTTCGGCGACTAACAAAGAACTGCCGAACCTGGCAACCTAAAACTGCTTAA
- the recG gene encoding ATP-dependent DNA helicase RecG yields the protein MQTESPDWVRLQKALAVEADRGFTDLMGKQYRFSEFLCLSFGKLPVTLPTDERRRWQEMAAQFASYPQLTLEERQHLVAEARRYLHQLHKESKEAGESGGAEEQTQSKIQNPKSKILSPRTTPLIQRNQVEITRRIAPSLEQPLTGLVEVGVRRGQYLARLGLYTVRDILFYYPRDHIDYARQVSIRELEAGETVTLVATVKRCTCFSSPRNSKLTILELILKDNTGQIRINRFFAGHRYSHRGWQEQQKRRYPAGAVVAASGLVKESKYGLTLEDPELEILAHPGDTIDSLTIGRVVPVYTLTEGVGADMVRKAVLAALPAVAELKDPLPGILRNQYGLMELSAAIANIHFPSDGAALEVARRRLVFDEFFYLQLGLLQRQHKARQIQTSAVLAATGQLIDQLYQLLPFKLTGAQQRVINDILNDLQKPVPMNRLVQGDVGSGKTVVAVVAILAAIQSGYQAALMAPTEVLAEQHYRKLVSWFNLLHLPVELLTGSTKATKRRQIHAQLETGELPLLVGTHALIQDPVNFQRLGLVVIDEQHRFGVGQRARLQQKGESPHVLTMTATPIPRTLALTLHGDLDVSQIDELPPGRQKIHTTALTGKDRAHAYDLIRREVAQGRQAYIVLPLVEESEKLDVRAAVEEHQRLQESIFPQFQVGLLHGRMTSAEKDEAINQFRDNQTQILVSTTVIEVGVDVPNATVMMIENAERFGLSQLHQLRGRVGRGAAQSYCLLMSSSKTETARQRLRVLEQSQDGFFISEMDMRFRGPGEVLGSRQSGLPDFTLASLIEDQEVLELARQAAEKVIAKDSTLQRWSLLQAELEYRYQKLMGGTILT from the coding sequence ATGCAGACAGAATCACCAGACTGGGTGCGATTGCAGAAAGCGTTGGCAGTAGAAGCAGACCGGGGCTTTACAGATCTTATGGGGAAACAATATCGCTTCAGCGAGTTTCTCTGCCTTAGTTTTGGTAAACTCCCAGTTACCTTACCCACAGATGAGCGTCGCCGCTGGCAAGAAATGGCGGCTCAATTTGCCAGTTATCCTCAATTAACACTTGAAGAGCGGCAACACTTAGTAGCGGAAGCTCGCCGATATCTACACCAGCTGCATAAAGAAAGTAAGGAAGCAGGGGAGTCAGGGGGAGCAGAGGAGCAAACCCAATCCAAAATCCAAAATCCAAAATCCAAAATTCTTTCACCCCGCACAACTCCCTTGATTCAGCGTAACCAAGTTGAGATAACTCGGCGAATTGCTCCTAGTCTTGAGCAACCATTGACTGGTTTAGTAGAAGTGGGAGTAAGAAGGGGTCAGTATTTAGCACGGTTGGGATTATACACAGTACGGGACATCCTGTTCTACTATCCCCGCGATCACATTGACTATGCCCGTCAGGTGAGTATTCGAGAATTGGAGGCTGGTGAAACGGTAACACTGGTGGCAACAGTGAAGCGCTGTACGTGCTTCAGTAGCCCTCGTAATTCTAAATTGACGATTTTAGAGCTGATATTGAAAGACAACACGGGTCAAATCCGCATTAACCGCTTTTTCGCTGGTCATCGCTACTCCCATCGAGGATGGCAAGAACAGCAAAAACGTCGTTATCCAGCTGGTGCAGTGGTTGCAGCGTCGGGGTTGGTGAAAGAAAGTAAATACGGTTTGACTTTGGAAGATCCAGAATTGGAAATTTTGGCTCACCCAGGAGACACAATTGATTCTCTCACGATTGGTCGAGTTGTACCAGTTTATACCCTGACAGAAGGAGTGGGGGCAGACATGGTGAGAAAAGCGGTGCTTGCCGCTCTCCCGGCAGTTGCCGAACTTAAAGATCCTCTGCCAGGTATCCTGCGAAACCAGTATGGGTTGATGGAGTTATCGGCAGCGATCGCCAACATTCACTTTCCCTCAGACGGCGCTGCCTTGGAAGTTGCCCGTCGCCGCCTTGTCTTCGATGAGTTTTTCTACTTACAACTAGGTCTGCTCCAAAGACAACACAAAGCACGCCAAATCCAAACTAGTGCCGTTCTTGCTGCCACAGGTCAGTTGATTGACCAGTTATACCAACTGCTACCCTTTAAATTAACTGGCGCACAGCAAAGAGTAATCAACGATATCCTCAATGATTTGCAAAAGCCTGTGCCGATGAATCGCTTGGTACAAGGAGATGTCGGTTCCGGTAAAACTGTTGTGGCGGTAGTGGCAATCCTAGCGGCGATTCAGTCAGGCTACCAAGCTGCTCTAATGGCTCCTACAGAAGTCTTAGCAGAACAGCACTATCGTAAGTTAGTCAGCTGGTTCAATCTCCTGCATTTGCCAGTGGAACTGCTAACAGGTTCAACTAAAGCCACAAAACGACGGCAAATCCATGCCCAGTTAGAAACAGGTGAACTGCCTCTATTGGTAGGTACTCATGCCCTAATTCAAGACCCAGTAAACTTCCAGCGGCTAGGCTTGGTTGTAATTGACGAGCAGCACCGATTTGGGGTAGGTCAACGGGCTCGATTACAGCAAAAAGGTGAATCTCCCCATGTACTAACGATGACAGCAACGCCAATTCCCCGCACACTGGCACTGACCTTGCATGGTGATTTAGATGTGAGTCAAATTGATGAGTTGCCACCAGGTCGGCAAAAAATTCATACAACAGCGCTAACGGGAAAGGATCGCGCTCACGCCTACGATCTTATCCGCCGTGAAGTAGCTCAAGGGCGGCAAGCATATATTGTATTGCCCTTGGTGGAAGAATCAGAAAAGCTAGATGTTCGCGCCGCTGTAGAGGAGCATCAACGGCTTCAGGAAAGTATCTTTCCTCAGTTTCAGGTGGGGCTACTGCATGGTCGCATGACCTCAGCTGAAAAGGATGAAGCGATTAATCAATTCCGCGATAATCAGACGCAGATCCTTGTTTCCACAACTGTAATTGAAGTGGGCGTGGATGTCCCGAATGCTACGGTGATGATGATTGAAAATGCCGAGCGCTTTGGTTTATCTCAATTGCATCAACTGCGGGGTCGTGTTGGCCGTGGTGCGGCTCAATCTTATTGTTTATTAATGAGCAGTTCTAAGACTGAAACCGCTCGTCAACGGTTGCGGGTGTTGGAGCAGTCCCAGGATGGCTTTTTCATCTCTGAGATGGATATGCGCTTTCGTGGTCCTGGTGAAGTATTGGGGAGTCGTCAATCAGGGTTGCCGGACTTTACTTTGGCAAGTTTAATCGAAGACCAAGAAGTTTTAGAGTTAGCGCGGCAGGCAGCTGAAAAGGTTATAGCCAAAGATTCAACGCTTCAGCGTTGGTCTTTATTGCAGGCTGAGTTGGAGTATCGTTATCAAAAGTTGATGGGTGGTACAATTTTGACTTGA
- the tsf gene encoding translation elongation factor Ts, with amino-acid sequence MAEISAQVVKELRERTGAGMMDCKRALKENDGDMTKAMEWLRQKGITSADKKAGRVAAEGLIDSYIHTGGRVGVLVEVNCETDFVARREEFKTLVRNIAMQIAACPNVEYVNVEDIPAEISSKEKDIEMGRDDLANKPDNIKEKIVQGRIEKRLKEMTLMAQPFIRDQSITVEELVKQGVATMGENIQVRRFVRFVLGEGIEKQESNFAEEVAAQMGSK; translated from the coding sequence ATGGCGGAAATATCTGCACAAGTCGTCAAAGAGCTACGCGAAAGAACCGGCGCTGGCATGATGGACTGCAAGAGGGCGCTGAAGGAAAATGATGGTGATATGACCAAAGCTATGGAATGGCTGCGGCAAAAGGGTATCACCTCCGCCGATAAAAAAGCTGGTCGCGTGGCGGCAGAAGGACTCATAGATAGTTACATCCACACTGGCGGTCGAGTTGGTGTGTTAGTGGAAGTAAATTGTGAGACTGACTTTGTGGCTCGTCGTGAAGAGTTTAAAACGCTGGTGCGGAATATCGCCATGCAAATCGCGGCTTGTCCGAACGTTGAGTACGTGAACGTAGAAGATATCCCAGCCGAAATTAGTAGCAAAGAAAAAGACATTGAAATGGGGCGGGATGACTTGGCTAACAAGCCAGATAACATCAAAGAAAAGATCGTTCAGGGTCGGATTGAAAAACGCCTGAAAGAGATGACTTTGATGGCTCAGCCTTTCATTCGCGATCAAAGCATCACAGTGGAAGAGCTAGTGAAGCAAGGCGTAGCAACTATGGGTGAGAATATCCAAGTTCGTCGCTTTGTGCGGTTCGTGCTGGGTGAAGGCATTGAGAAGCAGGAAAGCAACTTTGCCGAAGAAGTTGCTGCTCAAATGGGCAGTAAATAA
- the rpsB gene encoding 30S ribosomal protein S2 — protein MPVVSLAQMMESGVHFGHQTRRWNPKMSPYIYTARNGVHIIDLVQTAQLMEEAYNHIRSEAEQGKKFLFVGTKRQAAGIVAQEAARCGSHYINQRWLGGMLTNWATIKTRVERLKDLERREESGALDLLPKKEASVLRREMEKLQKYLGGIKTMRKVPDAVVIVDQRREYNAVQECQKLGVEIVSMLDTNCDPDVVDIPIPANDDAIRSIKLIVGKLADAIYEGRHGQLDAEEDYEDYEGAEEDFDDDESESEYTDSLIPDQEEEETQE, from the coding sequence ATGCCAGTTGTTTCTTTGGCCCAAATGATGGAGTCTGGAGTTCACTTTGGGCATCAAACCCGCCGGTGGAACCCAAAAATGTCTCCTTATATTTACACAGCCCGCAATGGAGTTCATATCATTGACTTGGTACAGACAGCCCAGTTGATGGAAGAGGCTTATAACCACATCCGTTCAGAAGCAGAGCAGGGGAAAAAATTTCTCTTCGTCGGCACTAAGCGGCAAGCAGCGGGAATTGTGGCACAAGAAGCAGCTCGTTGTGGATCGCACTACATTAACCAACGCTGGTTAGGCGGAATGCTCACCAACTGGGCGACGATCAAGACGCGTGTAGAACGGCTGAAAGACTTGGAACGCCGGGAGGAAAGTGGAGCACTTGATTTGCTGCCGAAAAAAGAAGCCTCTGTGCTGCGCCGCGAGATGGAGAAACTTCAGAAATACTTAGGCGGCATTAAGACAATGCGGAAAGTACCCGATGCGGTGGTAATTGTAGACCAGCGGCGGGAATATAACGCAGTTCAAGAATGCCAGAAACTAGGGGTTGAGATTGTGTCTATGCTAGATACGAACTGCGATCCAGATGTAGTTGATATTCCCATTCCAGCAAATGACGATGCGATCCGGTCGATTAAGCTGATAGTAGGCAAATTGGCTGATGCCATCTATGAAGGTCGTCATGGGCAGCTGGATGCAGAAGAAGATTATGAAGATTACGAGGGTGCTGAAGAAGACTTTGACGACGACGAGAGCGAAAGCGAGTATACCGACTCGCTAATTCCCGACCAAGAAGAGGAAGAAACACAGGAGTAG